In Vibrio sp. FE10, the following are encoded in one genomic region:
- a CDS encoding ABC transporter permease, with amino-acid sequence MSANFQPRDSQSRDLQSKVSQSPEHHRVKSALLRQWAIVRKDKWLLSCLTWIPLLLAASIWLIFSQGIARDLPVAVVDLEHSQISQQFTRLVDASPTLQVSQKYSSASEAAKAMIERDIYGYVVIPRHFDRDIYLGLNPQVSVFYNSQFILIGKLVNSALLQAQGTFNAQLEVVKQLSHGDTTVQSALGQAVTVQSQITPLFNKNTSYAQFLVSAVIPALWQIMIVVGTILVLTANVRARGLKAWLSNSPIKSLTSTLTPYVALFLAFGVAFSFWFYGLLDWPFNGSFTALTIAQLLTVISCIIMGCLFFFLTLDPARAMSFAGAFTAPSFAFMGITFPVTDMNTAAQVWRSLLPVSHYIEVQTAQSSYGVSAAHSLISLSSMLWYAVPAFVVMLLIKKHLAQADLSAQAALSAKAAISAKAALSAKTTPSTQPEASEQQGVKQ; translated from the coding sequence ATGTCTGCTAACTTTCAACCTAGAGACTCGCAATCTAGAGACTTGCAATCTAAAGTCTCGCAATCACCTGAGCATCATAGAGTGAAGAGTGCCTTGCTTAGGCAGTGGGCGATTGTCCGCAAAGACAAGTGGTTGTTGTCGTGCCTAACTTGGATTCCCTTGCTTCTTGCTGCCAGTATTTGGTTAATTTTTTCACAAGGCATCGCCCGTGATTTACCTGTTGCGGTAGTTGACCTTGAACATAGCCAAATTTCGCAACAGTTCACGCGTTTAGTTGATGCTTCACCGACGCTGCAAGTGAGCCAGAAATACAGTTCGGCGAGCGAAGCCGCTAAGGCAATGATTGAACGCGATATCTACGGCTATGTCGTCATCCCTAGACACTTTGACCGAGATATTTACCTAGGGTTAAACCCGCAAGTTTCCGTGTTCTATAACAGTCAATTTATCTTAATCGGCAAACTGGTGAACTCGGCTCTGTTGCAGGCTCAAGGCACGTTTAACGCGCAACTCGAAGTGGTTAAACAGCTTTCACACGGTGATACCACAGTGCAATCGGCATTGGGGCAAGCGGTCACGGTGCAAAGCCAGATCACGCCATTGTTTAATAAGAACACCAGTTATGCGCAGTTCTTGGTATCAGCCGTTATTCCTGCTTTATGGCAGATCATGATTGTGGTCGGTACGATCTTAGTATTGACTGCAAACGTACGAGCTCGCGGTTTGAAAGCGTGGTTATCGAACTCTCCTATCAAGTCACTGACATCAACATTAACGCCTTATGTTGCACTATTTTTGGCGTTTGGTGTTGCCTTTAGTTTTTGGTTCTATGGCCTATTAGATTGGCCATTCAATGGTAGCTTTACGGCACTGACTATCGCCCAGCTGCTCACTGTCATCAGTTGCATCATCATGGGTTGTTTGTTTTTCTTCTTAACGCTTGACCCAGCTAGAGCCATGAGTTTCGCGGGTGCTTTCACCGCGCCAAGTTTCGCTTTCATGGGAATCACCTTCCCAGTAACCGACATGAACACGGCGGCTCAAGTTTGGAGAAGCTTACTGCCAGTGAGCCACTACATTGAAGTACAGACAGCACAATCCAGCTATGGCGTGAGTGCCGCACACTCGCTAATCAGCCTCTCCTCTATGTTGTGGTACGCAGTTCCTGCTTTCGTGGTGATGTTGTTGATTAAGAAGCACTTGGCGCAAGCAGATCTATCTGCACAAGCGGCTCTATCTGCAAAAGCAGCTATTTCAGCA